The Kribbella sp. HUAS MG21 genome includes the window CTCCGCGATCAGCCGGACCTGCAGCAGCTTGAAGTCGCGGACGTTGGCCGGGTTCACCAGGTCGTCGCGGACGGCCTTGAGGAACTCGGCGCCGGCCGACGCGCTGCCGTAGGTCATCCGGATGAAGCTGTCGGTGACGGGGTAGAGGTACGGCCGCTTGAGGTGCAGCAGCTTGGACTTCTTCGCGTGCCCGAACCCGCGGTGCCCGGTGAACTTCTCGTCCAGCACCATCGCCGACTCGAACAGCTCGCTGCCCGGCTCGGCGTCCTCGAGGCGCGCGTCGACCGGGATCGCCGCGAGCGCCTTCTCGGCGTCCACCTCGAGCAGCCACGGGATGTCGTTGGCGCGCAGGTCGGAGCCGATCACCATCGTCCGGGCCAGGTCCTCGAGCGTGATCCGGTTCGGGTCGGAGCCGCCGACGGTGGTCATCCCCGGCAGCCCGTCGTAGTACTGCAGCACGGCGCCGTTGGTCTCGGCGTACAGCCGCAACTGCGCGATCGCCTCGTCGACGACGATCTTCCGGGTACCGATGTTCATGAGCCACACCCTCACACTCGTGGTGGCATACCCGCCAGCGGGCGGACCATCATTCGAACGTTCCTCACACTGTTTCCGCAGATCGTAGCGACTCCCGCCCGACCTGCACGCCAGGGTCACTGCCCGTTATCCACAACCCGTAATCATCCGACCCGCGACCGCACCCAACTCCGTAAACTCTCTGTCACCACCCCACGACTGAACGGAGGCGGCCGTGCGGCACCGGCTTCTCGCGCTCGTCCTGGCTGTCCTCCTGCTGGTGCCGCTCACACCGGTCGCGGAGGCGGCGCCGCCGGACGCGTACTCGTGCCTGCACGCGGACATGTCCGTCTCCGCCGACGGCGTGGCGTTGAGCACCGGCACGGAGATCGCCAACGACGGCGGCATGGCGCACGCCGGGACCGGCGTCACCCTGACGTTCCAAGCTCGCACGTTCAATCCGCCGATCGATTTGTGCTACCTGCGCATCACGGACGCCCGCACGTGGCAGATCGGCCACTGGCCATGTGAGAACGTGCCGAAGCCGAAGCCGGCGCGGACCCAGTCGCTGAGCTGGTCGGTCTCGGTGCCGCTCGACTGCAAGTTCGTCGGCTCGCCGAATCTGCTGTCCGTCACCCTGACGAACGGCAAGGGCTCGGCCGGGGCTTCGGTGATGATCTACGCCGGCGCGCCCGGCTTCGCGCTGCCGGACAAACAGGCCCGGGCATTCTTCGGGCCTTTCGCGATGCAGTCCGACCCGGTCAACTCGCTGACCGGCGCTTTGACCGCCGTCGCCACGGACGCCTCGGTGACGGCTGTCGGCGTCCCGCTCACGGTGACGCGGACCTACAACTCGAACGACGAATCCACTGGTCCGCTCGGGGCCGGCTGGCGGTTGTCGTACTCCGATCGTCTGGAGCTGTCGCCGACCGGTGCGCGGTATCACGCGTCAGACGGACGGGAGATCGGGTTCCTGCGGAAGGGCACTGCGTTTGCCGTGGAGCCAGGGGCCGCGAGGTTCACGCTCGCACGGGCGGGCTCGACCTATGTACTGACGAGCGTCGATCAAGTGCGAATGCTGTTCTCCGCTGCCGGCGAGTTGCAGGCGATCCGGGACCGAAATGGTCAGGGTGTGACGATCGAGCGGGTCGAGGGACGGGTCCGCACGGTCACCAACGGTCGGCGGTCGCTGTCCTACGACTACGACGGCGAGGGGCAGGTCGTGTCGGCGCGGTTGTCGGGGCCTGGCGTCGCGCCGCGGACCGTGCGGTACGAGTACTCGGACGGGCGGCTGACCGGCGTGACGTCGCCAGGTGGGATCCGGACGCGGTACGAGTACGCCGACGGGCGGCTC containing:
- a CDS encoding DUF6308 family protein, which gives rise to MNIGTRKIVVDEAIAQLRLYAETNGAVLQYYDGLPGMTTVGGSDPNRITLEDLARTMVIGSDLRANDIPWLLEVDAEKALAAIPVDARLEDAEPGSELFESAMVLDEKFTGHRGFGHAKKSKLLHLKRPYLYPVTDSFIRMTYGSASAGAEFLKAVRDDLVNPANVRDFKLLQVRLIAEPATSAARLLGEVPTLRLLDILASLLGEAK